The sequence GGAATATTACCGTCGGTATTCATTGCATTTGCCTTGTGCATAATTCCTGAATCACCACGTTGGCTAGTGATGCAGAATCGAGTAGAAGAAGCGAGGTCGGTGTTGTTGAAGACAAACGAAAATGAAACAGAGGTTGAGGAGAGGCTCGCAGAGATACAGTTAGCTGCTGGACATCCCAGCGGTgagaaaaatgaagaaaaatcTGTGTGGCATGAAATTTTACATCCTTCTCCTGTACTTCAAAGGATGCTTATTACTGGCATTGGGATTCAAAGTTTCCAACAGATTACGGGAATAGACGCAACTGTGTACTACAGTCCCGAAATCTTTGCAACAGCTGGTATTGATGGTAACTCTAATCGTCTTGCTGCAACTGTCGCAGTGGGAGTAACAAAGACTGCATTTATCATGATTGCAATTCTTCTCATTGACAAAGTTGGGAGAAAACCTCTCCTCTACGTAAGCACCATCGGTATGACAATATGTTTGTTCAGCTTAGGTGCAACTCTCTCGTTCATTGGAGAAGGGTCGTTTGGGATTGCATTGGCAGTTTTATCAGTCTGCGGAAACGTAGCTTTCTTTTCTGTAGGAATCGGTCCCGTCTGCTGGGTTTTGACATCGGAGATTTTCCCTTTAAGGTTTCGTGCTCAGGCGTCTGCCCTTGGTGCCGTAGGAAACCGTGTCTGCAGTGGTGTTGTAGCCATGTCCTTCCTGTCCGTCTCGCGAGCAATCTCTGTCGGGGGCACGTTCTTCATCTTCTCCGTCATTTCCGCCCTTTCCGTGGCGTTTGTGTACAAATGTGTGCCAGAAACAAAAGGGAAATCACTGGAGCAGATCGAAGTGTTGTTTCAAGACGAATACGTGCTGCAAGTAAGTGAAGTTGAGCTGGGAGATGTCCAACATTTGGTGCagaaagaatgaatttttatttggCCCAAAAGTTCAATTTCCAAATTCCTTGAAAGATTATTCATGGGCAGAATGATCTTGTATTCTTTGTAACAAGTTATGTATCATCAATACACGTCTGTGTTCCACAAATGAAGCAACATTGACAAGAAAGCCACTCGTTTATTCTGCTACCATACATGAACAGTTCAACTATTTTTCCCATGAATTTGGGTTGAAATCGAATGAAAATGTGTATTTCAATGGTTCAGATCATTTTTATCTTGAGTTTAAGATGGATGTGAGGATAaaactaaggtagtg comes from Henckelia pumila isolate YLH828 chromosome 4, ASM3356847v2, whole genome shotgun sequence and encodes:
- the LOC140865122 gene encoding probable polyol transporter 4 — protein: MGMAGVQENGNTETGMGIGMALGAKNKYRRMDFHDEDEDDLLMEKRRKDRRKYVFACSVFASLNSVLLGYDVGVMSGAILFIQEDLKITEVQVEILVGILSIMSLLGSLGGGRTSDAIGRKWTMGLAATVFQSGAIVMTFAPSFQVLMIGRILAGIGIGFGVMIAPVYIAEISPTAARGSLTSFPEIFINLGILLGYVSNYAFSGLPPHANWRIMLAVGILPSVFIAFALCIIPESPRWLVMQNRVEEARSVLLKTNENETEVEERLAEIQLAAGHPSGEKNEEKSVWHEILHPSPVLQRMLITGIGIQSFQQITGIDATVYYSPEIFATAGIDGNSNRLAATVAVGVTKTAFIMIAILLIDKVGRKPLLYVSTIGMTICLFSLGATLSFIGEGSFGIALAVLSVCGNVAFFSVGIGPVCWVLTSEIFPLRFRAQASALGAVGNRVCSGVVAMSFLSVSRAISVGGTFFIFSVISALSVAFVYKCVPETKGKSLEQIEVLFQDEYVLQVSEVELGDVQHLVQKE